A genome region from Leptospiraceae bacterium includes the following:
- a CDS encoding UvrD-helicase domain-containing protein, giving the protein MNNLKYDFTKYKENHVVINASAGTGKTFTIENMIPQFIEGGVSIENIAVLTFTEKAAAELQDRIRKQLYTQMKNAPEESRNKLEETIELLPNANIGTIHHFCRMLLKKYSLELGFSAKFGEIRDARDEIEIYFKKFWGKIEKNDSTELIELLQKVEFSRFKEILIELTEKSGGNKIKLLEKENPEKIQKYFSNLKSLLVNCDLTQDKNYVIKLNEFNTKTFSENQQILNGIQGAFLTGEAKPNQNVQKFILTNNSISQKEYETLLELLIAELNKAVAFKILNPIFEYANILIEEYDKYLLSQDMITLDGLILQTRRLVTNKKIREQIQKQIRYIILDECQDTNPIQINLVTELFDGLNWGIIFVGDPKQSIYRFRNADLKSYKTAVDSLISKVELSLDTSYRSSFKLMRAFNFIFPKFTSLTEIYKEVNANRALDDIAENIAPPLLLLGLDQNNNPQKKDKSGQPFSAESLRTSAIEEIVNLIKTITNNPKYLIGDKQQETGYRKIKFSDIAILSNSNSSLNKLLGEFSKKSISANIYKSTTFYSHTIVQAISHLLHAIENPNDSSSLYKTLASDLFLIPEVILYELSESRGLSYLSDSKFPEINIIFESLRKAHENRYTKDVAYTMFEVLKDNQILEVISIGFEGKRNLANLYHLAEILSYNQLSENLSFGEVVRNFKKDVANSVEQEIKLDNDKKDDSFNSVQLMTIHASKGLEFPVCILYDIAAKPRPDSTSLFIGDPFLIENPMNIELKLNLSGNEEITTPGFSNKSNENKNELLIEKGRLLYVALTRAKDYLVLPLHDFDKPIAESLRSLIHPAFAPENIEYLIKEKLAENFQGQTNFTNPILGKSNESIFEEEKKVYISTLTSKDFYSHSGIRIQSYSSISKHAEMEEEFVKEKVIIEKNATPEGELTSPVRFTNAEKSGTSFGLLCHKVLEDFNLKLLTNEKSILKHIEELVKNEYPRHGLSEVINYTSQDAIDFCYSTLTKSYPMNEAKTEFAKIKDWKYLTREKSFFYKLKSPKMDFLIGIGDGMFVWNNKYYLLDWKTNLIKPTENETIDDIIQNKTKDSYFYQYMIYSMNLLDSITKKGEDKRLVWETKFGGMLFVYMRIKEDNQGSFLIKPSYESILEFKSRLEN; this is encoded by the coding sequence TTGAACAATCTAAAATACGATTTCACAAAATATAAAGAAAATCATGTTGTGATAAATGCATCTGCTGGAACTGGGAAAACTTTTACCATTGAAAATATGATTCCCCAATTTATTGAAGGAGGAGTCTCCATAGAGAACATTGCGGTACTTACTTTTACTGAAAAAGCCGCCGCTGAATTACAAGATAGAATTCGAAAACAGCTCTATACACAAATGAAAAACGCTCCGGAAGAATCCCGAAATAAATTAGAAGAAACAATTGAATTATTACCAAATGCTAATATTGGAACGATACACCATTTTTGCCGTATGTTATTAAAAAAGTATTCTTTGGAACTTGGATTTTCAGCTAAGTTCGGAGAAATTAGAGATGCAAGAGACGAAATTGAAATCTATTTCAAAAAATTTTGGGGGAAAATTGAAAAAAACGATTCTACTGAATTGATCGAACTTCTTCAAAAAGTAGAGTTCTCAAGGTTCAAAGAAATTTTAATTGAACTAACAGAAAAATCTGGCGGAAATAAAATCAAACTTCTAGAAAAAGAAAATCCAGAAAAAATACAGAAATACTTTTCTAATTTAAAATCTTTGTTGGTAAATTGCGATTTAACCCAAGATAAAAATTATGTAATTAAACTAAACGAGTTTAATACCAAAACTTTTTCGGAAAACCAACAAATTTTAAATGGGATTCAAGGTGCGTTCCTAACCGGAGAAGCAAAACCAAATCAAAATGTTCAAAAATTTATACTAACCAATAATTCAATCAGCCAAAAGGAATATGAGACACTTCTAGAATTACTTATTGCAGAATTAAACAAAGCAGTTGCATTCAAAATTCTAAATCCTATTTTTGAATATGCAAATATTTTAATAGAGGAATATGACAAGTATCTGCTATCACAAGACATGATCACCCTAGATGGACTTATTTTACAAACCCGTCGACTCGTAACAAATAAGAAAATTCGCGAACAAATTCAAAAACAAATTCGTTATATTATTTTAGATGAGTGCCAAGATACAAATCCAATTCAAATTAATTTGGTTACTGAATTATTTGATGGATTAAACTGGGGAATCATATTTGTCGGGGACCCAAAACAATCCATTTACCGTTTTCGAAATGCTGATTTAAAATCTTATAAAACTGCCGTAGATAGTTTAATATCAAAAGTAGAACTAAGCCTTGATACTTCCTATAGAAGTTCATTCAAATTAATGCGTGCATTTAATTTTATATTTCCTAAATTTACTAGTTTAACAGAAATTTATAAAGAGGTAAACGCAAACAGAGCGTTAGATGACATAGCAGAAAATATCGCTCCACCCCTACTATTACTTGGGTTAGATCAAAACAACAATCCCCAAAAAAAGGACAAGTCAGGGCAGCCCTTTTCCGCTGAAAGTCTCCGTACCTCAGCGATAGAAGAAATAGTAAATCTAATTAAAACAATTACAAACAATCCAAAATATTTAATTGGTGATAAACAGCAAGAAACTGGATACAGAAAAATTAAATTTTCTGATATAGCAATTCTTTCAAATTCTAATTCTAGTTTAAATAAACTCTTAGGAGAATTTTCTAAAAAATCAATTTCTGCAAACATTTATAAGAGTACAACTTTTTATAGCCATACAATAGTACAGGCAATTTCTCATTTGCTTCATGCAATAGAGAATCCGAATGATTCTTCTTCTCTATATAAAACTCTTGCTTCAGATTTATTTTTAATTCCAGAAGTAATTTTATACGAACTTTCTGAATCTCGGGGACTATCCTATTTGTCTGACTCCAAATTCCCTGAAATAAATATTATTTTTGAATCCTTACGTAAAGCACATGAAAACCGATATACGAAAGATGTTGCCTATACAATGTTTGAAGTTCTAAAAGATAATCAAATTTTGGAAGTAATTTCAATTGGTTTTGAAGGAAAAAGAAATTTAGCCAATCTATATCACCTAGCAGAAATTTTAAGTTATAACCAACTTTCCGAAAATTTAAGTTTTGGAGAAGTAGTTCGCAATTTCAAAAAGGATGTCGCAAATTCTGTTGAACAAGAAATTAAATTAGACAATGATAAAAAAGATGATTCCTTTAATTCTGTCCAGCTTATGACTATACATGCTTCGAAAGGATTAGAATTTCCAGTTTGTATACTTTACGATATTGCCGCAAAACCTAGACCAGATTCTACTTCGCTATTTATTGGTGACCCATTTTTAATAGAAAATCCAATGAATATTGAACTAAAATTAAATCTTTCAGGCAACGAAGAAATTACAACTCCGGGATTTTCAAATAAATCAAATGAAAATAAAAATGAACTATTAATCGAAAAGGGTAGACTCCTGTATGTCGCCTTAACAAGAGCAAAGGATTATCTTGTTTTGCCTCTACATGACTTTGATAAACCTATCGCTGAATCACTTCGTTCATTAATTCATCCAGCTTTTGCACCGGAAAATATTGAATACTTAATCAAAGAAAAACTAGCAGAAAATTTTCAAGGACAAACAAATTTCACAAATCCTATTTTGGGAAAATCTAACGAATCAATTTTTGAAGAAGAAAAAAAAGTATATATTTCAACTCTTACTTCAAAAGACTTTTACAGCCATTCGGGAATTCGAATTCAATCCTATTCTTCAATTTCAAAACACGCCGAAATGGAAGAAGAGTTCGTGAAAGAGAAAGTAATTATCGAAAAAAATGCAACACCCGAAGGAGAATTAACCTCCCCTGTTCGTTTCACTAACGCAGAAAAATCAGGCACAAGTTTTGGGTTGTTATGCCATAAAGTATTAGAAGATTTCAATCTAAAGTTATTAACAAATGAAAAATCGATATTAAAACATATCGAAGAGTTGGTAAAAAACGAATATCCGAGACATGGTTTATCCGAAGTTATTAATTATACTAGCCAGGACGCTATAGATTTTTGTTATTCAACATTAACCAAATCCTATCCAATGAATGAGGCTAAGACTGAGTTTGCCAAAATCAAAGACTGGAAATACTTAACTCGAGAAAAATCATTTTTTTATAAATTAAAATCTCCCAAAATGGACTTTTTAATTGGCATAGGAGACGGAATGTTTGTATGGAATAACAAGTATTATCTCCTAGATTGGAAAACAAATCTAATTAAACCGACAGAAAACGAAACGATAGACGATATAATTCAGAATAAAACAAAAGACTCCTATTTCTATCAATATATGATTTATAGTATGAACTTACTAGATAGCATAACAAAAAAAGGAGAAGATAAAAGACTTGTATGGGAAACAAAATTTGGGGGAATGCTTTTTGTTTATATGCGAATCAAAGAGGATAATCAGGGCTCATTTTTAATAAAACCTTCTTACGAATCAATTCTTGAGTTTAAATCAAGGCTGGAAAACTAA
- a CDS encoding FAD-dependent oxidoreductase, with translation MTNLAIIGTGIAGLGLGHFIHSEFDISYFDSNHYIGGHSNTMDVAEGNKLLPIDTGFIVYNEVTYPNLTRLFKELSVETKNSAMSFSVQHIPTNLEFCGSGVNGLFAQRSNILNIPYLKLLYQINRFNTEAPLILDDPKYLNYTLRQYISEKKMGEDILYRYLIPMSSAVWSTEVRDMLDFPAVSLVRFFHNHGFLGLNTQHQWKTVVNGSRSYVKKIIEPFKDRFQLRNGAKKVIREKNRVKLILQDGTYQYYDKLVFACHADTALSLLENPSPEEKNLLQNFRYQKNIATLHTDDSIMPRKKLAWSSWNYRVEDNKESSVIYWMNSLQGVSENVNYFVSINDPNKVNPQKIIRKINYEHPIFNINTIKAQDKLPTLNQGNQIYFCGSYFKYGFHEDAFTSGLQLARTLLGKEIWS, from the coding sequence TTGACAAATTTAGCAATTATTGGCACGGGCATTGCGGGTTTAGGATTAGGACATTTTATTCATAGTGAATTTGATATTTCTTATTTTGACAGTAATCATTATATCGGAGGACATTCAAATACAATGGATGTGGCAGAGGGGAATAAACTTCTTCCTATCGATACCGGATTTATTGTTTACAATGAAGTGACATATCCAAACTTAACACGACTATTTAAAGAACTTTCAGTGGAAACTAAAAATTCTGCCATGTCTTTTAGTGTTCAACATATACCAACTAACTTAGAATTTTGTGGATCTGGGGTAAATGGTCTTTTTGCGCAGAGAAGTAATATTTTGAATATTCCTTATCTCAAACTTCTTTATCAAATTAATCGGTTTAATACGGAAGCACCACTTATTTTGGATGATCCAAAATACCTAAATTATACGTTAAGGCAGTACATCTCTGAAAAGAAAATGGGCGAAGATATTTTATATCGTTACCTTATTCCGATGAGCTCAGCGGTTTGGTCTACAGAAGTAAGAGATATGTTGGATTTTCCCGCTGTTTCTCTTGTACGTTTTTTTCACAACCATGGATTCCTTGGACTCAACACGCAACATCAATGGAAAACGGTTGTAAACGGATCAAGGTCTTATGTCAAAAAAATTATCGAACCTTTTAAAGATAGATTTCAACTTAGAAATGGAGCAAAAAAAGTAATTAGAGAAAAAAACCGTGTTAAACTAATTTTACAAGATGGGACTTACCAGTATTACGACAAATTAGTATTTGCCTGTCATGCAGATACTGCACTTTCTCTCTTAGAAAATCCAAGTCCAGAAGAAAAGAATCTACTTCAAAATTTCCGTTATCAAAAGAATATTGCGACTCTTCATACGGATGATTCTATTATGCCTCGAAAAAAGTTAGCTTGGTCTTCTTGGAATTATCGCGTAGAGGATAATAAAGAATCTTCTGTAATCTATTGGATGAATTCTTTGCAAGGAGTTTCAGAAAATGTAAATTATTTTGTTTCCATTAATGACCCAAATAAAGTAAATCCGCAAAAAATTATCCGTAAAATTAATTATGAACATCCTATATTTAATATCAATACAATCAAAGCACAGGACAAACTTCCGACTCTAAACCAAGGAAACCAAATCTATTTCTGTGGAAGTTATTTCAAATACGGATTTCATGAAGATGCGTTTACTTCTGGATTACAGTTGGCACGTACATTGCTTGGAAAAGAGATATGGTCGTAA
- a CDS encoding DUF1365 domain-containing protein: MVVNSSLFECKVIHNRLSPKKHAFSYGLFTFCIDLDEVEELDKKYIWFGNQKWNLFSFFPSDHFQYGDDSDFKNGIISYAKENGCAEEITKVILVTHLRILGYTFNPVCFYFLYNRENLPVCTLIEVHNTFGEMKPFVALNQNGDYRFYLKTTKHFYVSPFFELDTEFEFRLNPPSDKLKIHIDDYKDGEKVFLSTYIGNKKPLTNWNLIYYFLKYPLLTLKVISLIHWQAMLLYLKKIPFIKKIENPELQKGVYLGKNS; encoded by the coding sequence ATGGTCGTAAATTCCAGTTTATTCGAATGTAAAGTTATACATAATCGCCTATCGCCGAAAAAACATGCATTTTCGTACGGTTTGTTTACATTTTGTATAGATTTAGACGAAGTCGAGGAGTTAGACAAAAAATATATATGGTTTGGAAATCAGAAATGGAATTTATTTTCCTTTTTCCCTTCTGACCATTTTCAGTATGGAGATGATTCTGATTTTAAAAATGGAATTATTTCCTATGCAAAAGAGAATGGATGTGCGGAAGAAATTACGAAAGTTATTTTAGTAACTCATCTCAGAATTCTCGGTTATACATTTAATCCAGTTTGTTTCTATTTTTTATACAATAGGGAAAATTTGCCCGTATGCACTTTGATAGAAGTTCATAACACTTTTGGTGAAATGAAACCATTTGTTGCATTGAATCAAAATGGTGACTATCGTTTTTATTTAAAAACGACCAAACACTTTTATGTTTCTCCCTTTTTTGAGTTAGATACAGAGTTTGAGTTTAGGTTAAACCCGCCGTCAGACAAATTAAAAATCCATATTGATGACTACAAGGACGGAGAAAAAGTTTTTTTATCTACTTACATAGGAAATAAAAAGCCACTCACAAATTGGAATTTAATTTATTATTTTTTGAAGTATCCGCTTCTTACTTTAAAAGTAATCTCTCTCATTCATTGGCAAGCCATGTTACTTTATCTCAAAAAAATTCCATTCATTAAAAAAATAGAAAATCCAGAATTACAAAAAGGAGTATATCTTGGAAAAAACAGTTGA
- a CDS encoding class I SAM-dependent methyltransferase, protein MRVGCLKIVDPDGSSQLYGNSSKEYDAFNSAHVIVKTYDFYRKCIYFGDIGFAESYLDGDWETENISEVISWFILNVEDSPNLSGSKKTSLRLRLFNFVNRLYHLKRANTVTGSKKNIVEHYDLGNDFYKLFLDSTMTYSSAYFQSQKESLEEAQIQKYDALCKKIKLDNSHHLLEIGSGWGGFSTFAAEKYGCKITTITISDEQYKYAKELIEKKGLSDKIEIKLCDYRHITGTYDRIVSIEMLEAVGHKYFETYFAKCSEVLKKDGVIGLQVITCPDSRYNEFRTGIDFIQKYIFPGSLLPSIGRLNEAINRTSNLFLHDLEDLGQNYAKTLWLWLERFDKNIGHVRDMGFGEKFIRTWRYYLSYCNAAFKMRNISVVQAIYTRPNNTNV, encoded by the coding sequence ATGAGAGTAGGTTGTTTAAAGATTGTAGATCCAGACGGATCATCTCAGCTTTATGGAAATTCTTCTAAAGAATACGATGCATTTAATAGTGCCCATGTAATCGTTAAAACTTATGATTTTTATCGCAAATGTATATACTTTGGTGACATAGGGTTTGCGGAAAGTTATCTAGATGGTGATTGGGAAACTGAAAATATTTCAGAAGTAATTTCTTGGTTTATTTTAAATGTAGAGGATAGTCCAAATTTATCCGGTAGCAAAAAAACCAGTTTGCGGTTACGATTGTTTAACTTTGTAAATCGTCTTTATCATCTTAAAAGAGCCAACACTGTTACCGGTAGCAAAAAAAATATTGTAGAACACTATGATCTAGGAAATGATTTTTATAAACTATTTCTGGATAGTACAATGACTTATTCGTCTGCCTATTTTCAGTCTCAGAAGGAAAGTTTAGAAGAAGCGCAAATACAAAAATATGATGCACTGTGTAAAAAAATCAAACTAGATAACTCACATCATTTACTAGAAATTGGAAGTGGTTGGGGAGGATTCAGTACATTTGCCGCAGAAAAGTATGGCTGTAAAATAACTACCATCACTATTTCGGATGAACAATACAAATACGCAAAGGAATTGATCGAAAAAAAAGGACTTTCGGATAAAATAGAAATTAAACTTTGCGACTATCGTCATATTACAGGGACATACGATAGAATTGTTTCAATTGAAATGTTAGAGGCAGTTGGACACAAGTATTTTGAAACTTACTTTGCGAAATGTAGCGAAGTTTTAAAGAAAGACGGGGTAATTGGTTTACAAGTTATTACCTGTCCAGATTCTCGGTATAACGAATTTCGAACTGGAATCGATTTTATACAAAAATACATTTTTCCTGGATCTCTCCTTCCTTCTATTGGCCGCCTCAATGAGGCAATTAATAGGACGAGTAATTTATTTTTACATGATTTAGAAGATTTAGGTCAAAATTATGCTAAAACTTTATGGTTATGGTTAGAACGGTTTGACAAAAATATTGGTCATGTGAGAGATATGGGTTTTGGTGAAAAATTTATTAGAACTTGGAGATATTATCTTTCTTATTGTAATGCAGCTTTTAAAATGAGAAATATTTCTGTCGTACAAGCCATTTATACAAGGCCAAATAATACTAATGTCTAG
- a CDS encoding DUF1475 family protein, with the protein MIGFLKILFGFILISMLWVTTWASLQLNLFTHLPKIITDPWVIATLFDAYYGFITFFLWVYYKENSMIAKVLWFIAIMLLGNIAMAIYVLIQLFKLDKNATVTDLLIKK; encoded by the coding sequence ATGATAGGATTTTTAAAAATACTTTTTGGTTTTATTTTGATTTCGATGCTCTGGGTTACTACTTGGGCATCTCTTCAATTAAATTTATTTACCCATTTACCTAAAATCATTACTGATCCGTGGGTGATCGCAACGTTATTCGATGCATATTATGGGTTTATAACGTTTTTCCTCTGGGTCTATTACAAAGAGAACTCTATGATTGCTAAAGTGCTTTGGTTTATTGCAATTATGCTCTTGGGAAATATCGCAATGGCTATATATGTTCTGATTCAACTTTTTAAACTAGACAAGAATGCAACAGTAACTGATCTTTTGATTAAAAAATGA
- a CDS encoding DUF2062 domain-containing protein: MIKDFFQTKVITPIVNLLKQGITPEKVSLCIALGVMLGVFPVIGSTMILCTIASLSLKLNLPLIQIISYLVYPLQFVFLIPFVRFGEWVLGVPPFPISIEALVDMIKTDIIQTILIFWDATMHGIFGWVIIACIMIPTIYFIFLPILKRIPIKGLKKE; this comes from the coding sequence ATGATAAAAGATTTTTTTCAAACGAAAGTTATTACCCCAATTGTAAATCTTCTCAAACAAGGAATTACCCCTGAAAAGGTTTCTCTTTGCATTGCCCTTGGGGTCATGTTGGGCGTTTTCCCTGTGATAGGTTCGACTATGATTTTATGTACAATCGCTAGTCTTAGTTTGAAATTAAACCTACCACTGATACAAATCATTAGTTATTTAGTTTATCCGTTACAATTTGTATTTCTTATCCCATTTGTCCGATTTGGGGAATGGGTGTTAGGTGTTCCTCCCTTTCCAATTTCAATTGAAGCGTTAGTGGATATGATAAAAACAGATATCATACAAACTATTTTGATATTTTGGGATGCCACTATGCACGGAATTTTTGGTTGGGTTATTATAGCTTGTATCATGATTCCCACAATTTATTTTATTTTTCTACCAATTCTTAAACGAATCCCTATAAAAGGATTAAAGAAGGAGTGA
- a CDS encoding DUF1295 domain-containing protein yields the protein MDNIWLMVFIAWVVVFVIMTKLWYFGKKIKNYAIVDVGWAFSLVAITFVYYFLGEGFIARKSIIMFMVFFWGFRLSSYLAVRVLSHGEDARYTAFRKDYGDAVDRKFFTNIFQFQGLLDIVLSIPFLIICSNPNIDIHPLEYIGLGVFVVAVIGETVADFQLSQFKANPSNKGKTCQVGLWNYSRHPNYFFEWVIWVSYFLVALPSPNGYYAIIPAILMWIFLLKFTGIPMTEANALKTRGDEYREYQRTTSAFVPWFKKS from the coding sequence ATGGACAATATCTGGTTAATGGTATTTATCGCTTGGGTTGTAGTTTTTGTTATTATGACCAAACTGTGGTATTTTGGTAAAAAAATTAAAAATTATGCGATAGTTGATGTTGGCTGGGCATTTTCACTTGTTGCCATTACCTTTGTTTACTATTTTTTAGGAGAAGGGTTTATCGCAAGAAAATCGATCATTATGTTTATGGTATTTTTTTGGGGATTTAGACTTAGCTCCTATTTAGCTGTTCGCGTTTTGAGTCATGGGGAAGATGCTCGTTATACGGCATTTCGTAAAGATTACGGTGACGCAGTTGATCGAAAGTTTTTTACAAATATATTTCAGTTTCAAGGTTTACTCGACATTGTCCTTTCGATTCCATTTCTTATTATTTGTTCAAATCCAAATATTGACATTCATCCGCTTGAATATATAGGATTAGGAGTTTTCGTAGTTGCTGTAATAGGGGAGACGGTCGCTGACTTTCAACTCAGTCAATTTAAAGCAAATCCTTCAAACAAAGGGAAAACATGCCAAGTTGGTTTGTGGAATTATTCCCGTCATCCAAATTATTTTTTTGAGTGGGTAATTTGGGTTTCGTATTTTTTGGTCGCTCTACCTTCGCCTAATGGATATTATGCGATAATACCTGCTATACTTATGTGGATTTTTCTTTTAAAATTTACTGGAATTCCTATGACAGAAGCTAATGCATTAAAAACTCGCGGAGACGAATACAGAGAATACCAAAGAACTACATCTGCTTTTGTACCTTGGTTTAAAAAAAGTTAA